A genomic stretch from Corynebacterium terpenotabidum Y-11 includes:
- the cysS gene encoding cysteine--tRNA ligase, with product MTLRFFDTASRELRDFVPLREGHASVYLCGATVQSIPHIGHVRSGVAFDILRNWLSAKGLDVAFVRNVTDIDDKILAKSAENGRPWWEWAATHERAFTRAYDLLGVTPPSIEPRATGHVPEMITYIQRIIDNGLAYASEGSVYCRTAQVPGYGFLSHQKLDELDQGEDAAPGKEDPRDFAMWKAAKPGEPGWDTPWGFGRPGWHIECSAMSRKYLGAQFDIHAGGMDLQFPHHENEAAQAHAAGDGFANLWMHNGWVTMSGEKMSKSLGNVLSVPNVLTQVRPIELRWYLGSAHYRSMLEYSEKALQDAAAGFRKIEKFLDRSVELLGADAVVVGTWLPEFEAALDDDLGVPAALAVIQDAVRPGNAALDAGDRETVARIAGEVRAMMGVLGVDPLSDTWSGEDSRGRGQGIGAGASDEALGALDVLVKAELERRATARAEKDWPTADAVRDRLTAAGISVADGADGATWSLG from the coding sequence GTGACTCTGCGCTTCTTCGATACCGCGTCCCGTGAACTCCGTGACTTTGTGCCGCTGCGGGAGGGGCATGCGTCGGTGTACCTGTGTGGTGCGACCGTGCAGTCCATCCCGCACATCGGTCACGTGCGCTCCGGGGTGGCCTTCGACATCCTGCGCAACTGGCTGTCGGCCAAGGGGCTGGACGTGGCATTCGTCCGCAATGTTACCGACATTGATGACAAGATCCTGGCCAAGTCCGCCGAGAACGGGCGGCCCTGGTGGGAGTGGGCGGCGACCCATGAACGCGCCTTCACCCGCGCCTATGACCTGCTCGGCGTCACCCCGCCGTCGATTGAGCCGCGCGCGACCGGACACGTTCCCGAGATGATCACCTACATTCAGCGCATCATCGACAACGGGTTGGCCTATGCCTCGGAAGGGTCGGTGTACTGCCGGACCGCCCAGGTGCCGGGCTATGGGTTCCTGTCCCACCAGAAGCTCGATGAACTGGATCAGGGGGAGGACGCCGCGCCCGGCAAGGAAGACCCGCGCGATTTCGCGATGTGGAAGGCGGCGAAGCCCGGCGAGCCGGGATGGGATACGCCGTGGGGATTCGGACGCCCCGGCTGGCACATCGAATGCTCGGCGATGTCCCGGAAGTACCTCGGTGCACAGTTCGACATCCACGCCGGTGGCATGGACCTGCAGTTCCCGCACCATGAGAACGAGGCGGCCCAGGCGCATGCCGCGGGAGACGGGTTCGCCAACCTGTGGATGCACAACGGCTGGGTGACGATGTCCGGCGAAAAGATGTCGAAGTCCCTGGGCAACGTGCTGTCCGTGCCGAATGTGCTGACCCAGGTGCGGCCGATCGAACTGCGCTGGTACCTCGGGTCCGCGCACTACCGGTCGATGCTGGAGTATTCGGAGAAGGCGCTGCAGGATGCCGCCGCGGGGTTCCGGAAGATCGAGAAGTTCCTCGACCGGTCCGTGGAGCTGCTGGGGGCGGACGCCGTCGTGGTCGGAACCTGGCTGCCGGAGTTCGAGGCGGCGCTGGACGATGACCTCGGTGTTCCTGCCGCACTCGCGGTCATCCAGGACGCTGTGCGCCCGGGTAACGCCGCGCTGGACGCCGGTGACCGGGAGACCGTGGCACGGATCGCCGGTGAGGTCCGCGCGATGATGGGCGTCCTCGGTGTGGACCCCCTGTCGGACACCTGGTCGGGAGAGGATTCCCGGGGTCGTGGCCAGGGCATCGGCGCCGGGGCATCCGACGAGGCCCTCGGTGCGCTGGACGTGCTCGTGAAGGCGGAGCTGGAGCGTCGGGCGACGGCCCGGGCGGAGAAGGACTGGCCGACGGCGGACGCGGTGCGCGACCGGTTGACGGCCGCCGGGATCTCCGTGGCGGACGGCGCCGACGGGGCGACCTGGTCGCTGGGGTAG
- a CDS encoding type II toxin-antitoxin system VapC family toxin, with protein MIVLDTNIVSEAMRPRPNPSVITWLNRQAADTLYLSSVSLAELLFGIGALPEGKRRDRLNTALDQLLVLFSGRIIPFDADAARHYAQMAVAARNVGRPLAMADGYIAATAAARGFTVATRNTVDFETTGVSLINPGTDQQ; from the coding sequence GTGATCGTCCTCGACACCAACATCGTCTCCGAGGCGATGCGGCCACGACCTAACCCCTCAGTCATCACCTGGCTGAACCGCCAGGCCGCAGACACGCTCTACCTGTCCAGCGTCTCCCTGGCGGAGCTACTCTTCGGCATCGGAGCACTTCCGGAAGGGAAGCGCAGAGACCGCCTCAACACGGCACTCGATCAGCTTCTGGTGCTCTTCTCCGGTCGTATTATCCCCTTCGACGCCGATGCCGCCCGCCACTACGCGCAGATGGCCGTCGCAGCACGGAACGTCGGCCGGCCGTTGGCCATGGCGGACGGATACATCGCCGCCACCGCTGCAGCACGGGGTTTCACGGTCGCGACCAGGAACACCGTGGACTTCGAGACCACCGGAGTCTCCCTCATCAATCCCGGGACCGATCAGCAGTAG
- a CDS encoding FitA-like ribbon-helix-helix domain-containing protein, translating to MANLTVRNVPDDIHRALRAQAKAHGRSAEAEVRQILGDALIPSNRLHIGDALAALGRELDLTDEDVDVLESTRNRSSAEPMDLP from the coding sequence ATGGCCAACCTGACCGTCCGCAATGTTCCCGACGATATCCACCGCGCCCTTCGCGCGCAGGCCAAGGCCCACGGCCGCAGCGCAGAAGCAGAGGTGCGTCAGATCCTGGGCGATGCCCTCATCCCTTCGAACAGGCTCCATATCGGTGACGCCCTGGCGGCACTCGGACGTGAACTCGACCTCACCGATGAGGACGTCGATGTTCTGGAATCCACCCGCAACCGGTCTAGCGCTGAGCCGATGGACCTTCCGTGA
- a CDS encoding MFS transporter: MNTTPPSSVSTDGLSRTERLDRLPVTKEHSTLLTRSGIGWALDAMDVGLIGFIMAALTVHWDLSKTETSWIASIGFIGMALGATFGGLLADRFGRRHVFALTLLVYGIATGAAALSTGLVMLLILRFLIGLGLGAELPVASTLVSEFSPRAVRGRMVVLLEAFWAVGWIAAAIIGTVLVPRGDDGWRWAFAVGVIPALYALVVRWGLPESVRFLESKGRHEEAEATVRRFENSEPGPGFLQASAASATDGGLDVLDEAQRDAAIVGAGTEGSEPVTGIWSPAMRKRTAAFWTVWFCINLSYYGAFTWIPSILASNGYSLVKSFTFTLIITIAQLPGYVCAAWLIEKWGRRLTLTAFLVGSACAAGLYGLADAEWSIIAAGCLLSFFNLGAWGALYAVGPELYPTPLRATGTGAATGFGRIASIIAPLIVPPLLVFGGTGILFALFGVAFTIAACAAFTLPELKGTALAER, encoded by the coding sequence ATGAACACCACCCCACCGTCTTCTGTCTCGACGGACGGCCTGTCCCGGACCGAACGCCTCGACCGACTGCCGGTGACGAAGGAACACTCGACGCTGCTCACCCGCTCCGGCATCGGCTGGGCCCTGGACGCCATGGACGTCGGCCTCATTGGGTTCATCATGGCGGCACTGACCGTCCACTGGGACCTCTCGAAGACCGAGACCTCGTGGATCGCCTCAATCGGGTTCATCGGCATGGCCCTGGGCGCAACCTTCGGCGGGCTGCTCGCCGACCGGTTCGGCCGACGCCACGTCTTCGCACTCACCCTGCTGGTCTACGGCATCGCGACCGGCGCGGCCGCCCTGTCCACGGGCCTGGTCATGCTGCTGATTCTGCGGTTCCTCATCGGCCTGGGCCTGGGGGCGGAACTGCCCGTGGCGTCCACCCTGGTTTCCGAGTTCTCCCCGCGGGCGGTGCGCGGACGCATGGTCGTGCTGCTGGAGGCGTTCTGGGCGGTCGGCTGGATCGCCGCGGCGATCATCGGCACGGTCCTGGTACCCCGCGGCGACGACGGCTGGCGCTGGGCCTTCGCCGTGGGCGTCATCCCCGCCCTGTATGCCCTGGTCGTGCGCTGGGGGTTGCCGGAATCGGTGCGGTTCCTCGAATCGAAGGGGCGCCACGAGGAGGCCGAGGCCACCGTGCGACGCTTCGAGAACAGTGAGCCGGGTCCAGGGTTCCTGCAGGCGTCCGCGGCATCCGCGACCGACGGGGGCCTCGACGTTCTCGACGAGGCGCAGAGGGACGCCGCCATCGTCGGTGCCGGTACGGAGGGCTCAGAGCCGGTGACGGGCATCTGGTCACCGGCGATGCGGAAACGCACAGCCGCGTTCTGGACCGTGTGGTTCTGCATCAACCTCAGCTACTACGGCGCGTTCACCTGGATTCCGTCGATCCTGGCATCCAACGGGTACTCACTGGTGAAGTCCTTCACCTTCACGCTGATCATCACGATCGCGCAGCTGCCCGGGTACGTGTGTGCGGCGTGGCTGATCGAGAAGTGGGGACGCCGGCTCACGTTGACGGCGTTCCTCGTCGGCTCGGCGTGCGCCGCCGGGCTCTACGGACTGGCCGACGCCGAATGGTCGATCATCGCCGCCGGCTGCCTGCTCTCCTTCTTCAACCTGGGCGCCTGGGGCGCGCTCTACGCCGTCGGCCCGGAGTTGTACCCCACGCCACTGCGGGCGACGGGTACGGGGGCCGCGACCGGCTTCGGACGCATCGCCTCGATCATCGCGCCCCTCATCGTCCCGCCACTGCTCGTCTTCGGCGGCACCGGCATCCTCTTCGCCCTGTTCGGCGTGGCCTTCACGATCGCGGCATGCGCCGCATTCACCCTGCCGGAACTCAAGGGCACGGCACTGGCGGAAAGGTAG
- the rlmB gene encoding 23S rRNA (guanosine(2251)-2'-O)-methyltransferase RlmB, with product MAGNDKRRGAVRKVERKGASKGSGGQVRRGLKGKKATPKAEDRVYHAKYKAKKAKERRDSGRQARKDPDTTPELVVGRNPVIECLHANVPATALYVAVGTGNDDRLSEAVHTSAERGIPVLEVSRDELDRMTGNGMHQGIGLQVPPYTYAAVDDLIERAKDSGRPGLIVVLDNITDPRNLGAVIRSAAAFGGHGVVIPERRSASVTAVTWRTSAGTAARLPVARATNLVRALKQFQQSGYQVVGLDAGGQHTLDTYDGTDPVVVVVGSEGKGLSRLVGETCDDILSIPMTSTVESLNASVAAGVVLSEFARQRRVRG from the coding sequence ATGGCAGGAAATGACAAGCGCCGCGGAGCGGTGCGCAAGGTCGAACGCAAGGGCGCATCGAAGGGTTCTGGCGGACAGGTACGACGGGGGCTCAAGGGGAAGAAGGCCACGCCGAAGGCGGAGGACCGCGTCTATCACGCGAAGTACAAGGCGAAGAAGGCTAAGGAGCGCCGCGACTCCGGACGCCAGGCACGCAAGGATCCGGACACCACCCCGGAGCTCGTGGTGGGACGCAACCCCGTCATCGAGTGCCTCCACGCCAACGTTCCGGCGACGGCGCTGTACGTCGCCGTCGGGACCGGCAACGACGACCGGTTGTCCGAGGCGGTGCACACCTCCGCCGAGCGCGGCATCCCGGTGCTCGAAGTCAGCCGTGACGAACTGGACCGGATGACCGGCAACGGCATGCACCAGGGCATCGGTCTGCAGGTCCCGCCGTACACCTATGCCGCGGTCGATGACCTCATTGAGCGGGCGAAAGATTCCGGACGCCCCGGTCTGATTGTCGTCCTCGACAACATCACCGACCCCCGTAACCTCGGCGCGGTCATCCGCTCGGCCGCCGCGTTCGGCGGCCACGGTGTGGTCATCCCCGAGCGTCGGTCGGCCTCGGTCACCGCGGTGACCTGGCGGACCTCGGCCGGGACCGCGGCGCGGTTGCCGGTCGCCCGGGCGACGAACCTGGTGCGTGCGCTCAAGCAGTTCCAGCAGTCCGGGTACCAGGTCGTCGGTCTGGATGCCGGCGGTCAGCACACCCTCGACACCTACGACGGCACCGATCCGGTGGTGGTCGTTGTCGGATCCGAGGGCAAGGGGCTGTCCCGTCTGGTGGGGGAGACCTGTGACGACATCCTGTCGATCCCGATGACCTCGACCGTTGAATCGCTCAATGCCTCGGTGGCCGCCGGTGTGGTGCTCAGCGAGTTCGCCCGGCAGCGGCGGGTGCGGGGCTGA
- a CDS encoding metal ABC transporter permease: protein MSTWELLQVDFVQHALWASLLLGIVSGAVAPLIVMRKMSFAAHATGELALMGAAAALLLGVSVTVGAVAGAVLASLVLALLGMREQDSTTGVVLAFGMGLSVLFIYLYPGRTSEAYALLTGQIVGVSGASLGALAVITALVVVVVGVLWRPLLFATVDPVLAAASGVPVRLLAAVFAVVIGVVASQGVQIVGALLLLALLITPGAAAVKVTSNPVVAVGLSAGFAVVSAAGGLVLSLGPGLPVSPFVTSISFGIYVVCRIIGWSRGRRVARDTSRDPATTDADPEFTGAEPGDCGHH, encoded by the coding sequence GTGAGTACCTGGGAGCTGCTGCAGGTCGACTTCGTCCAGCATGCGCTATGGGCGTCGCTGCTGCTCGGGATCGTCTCCGGCGCCGTCGCCCCGCTCATCGTCATGCGGAAGATGAGCTTCGCCGCCCACGCCACCGGCGAGCTGGCGCTGATGGGTGCCGCTGCCGCACTGCTGCTCGGTGTCAGCGTGACGGTCGGCGCGGTGGCGGGCGCGGTCCTTGCGTCCCTGGTGCTGGCCCTGCTCGGCATGCGCGAGCAGGATTCCACCACCGGCGTGGTCCTCGCCTTCGGCATGGGCCTGTCCGTGCTGTTCATCTACCTCTACCCCGGACGCACCTCCGAAGCGTACGCCCTGCTCACCGGGCAGATCGTCGGGGTGTCCGGAGCATCGCTCGGGGCTCTGGCGGTGATCACCGCGCTCGTCGTGGTCGTCGTCGGGGTGCTGTGGCGTCCGCTGCTCTTCGCGACGGTGGATCCGGTCCTCGCCGCGGCGTCCGGCGTACCGGTGCGCCTGCTCGCGGCGGTATTCGCGGTGGTCATCGGGGTGGTCGCCTCGCAGGGGGTGCAGATCGTCGGTGCCCTGCTGCTGCTCGCCCTGCTGATCACCCCGGGTGCCGCGGCGGTGAAGGTGACCTCGAATCCGGTCGTCGCCGTGGGCCTGTCCGCGGGTTTCGCGGTGGTCTCCGCCGCCGGCGGACTGGTCCTGTCGCTGGGTCCGGGGCTGCCGGTGAGCCCGTTCGTCACCTCGATCAGCTTCGGGATCTACGTGGTCTGCCGCATCATCGGCTGGTCGCGGGGACGTCGCGTCGCCCGCGACACCTCCCGGGATCCGGCCACCACAGACGCCGACCCGGAGTTCACCGGTGCGGAGCCCGGTGACTGCGGGCATCACTGA
- a CDS encoding metal ABC transporter ATP-binding protein: MTTLTFTGAAVEPLWRDLDLTVEPGEFLTVLGPNGVGKSTLLGTVLGLRKLTAGHVAVPDRIGYIPQQRMADPDLPVRVRDLVGLAIGHGVFSGRRPSRALVDRALDEVGAAGLAERRVGTLSGGQQQLVRQAQALAGDPELLLCDEPLLSLDLRAQRAAVDLLDRRRRDHGTAVVFVTHSINPVLEVTDRVLYLGPDAHVTGTVTEVMTTEVLSRLYGTRVEVAEVNGKLVVV, translated from the coding sequence GTGACCACCCTGACCTTCACCGGTGCCGCGGTGGAACCCCTGTGGCGCGACCTCGACCTCACCGTGGAACCCGGCGAGTTCCTCACCGTGTTGGGCCCCAACGGGGTCGGCAAGTCGACACTGCTCGGCACCGTGCTCGGCCTCCGGAAGCTCACCGCCGGCCACGTCGCGGTGCCTGACCGGATCGGCTACATCCCCCAGCAACGGATGGCCGATCCAGATCTCCCGGTGCGGGTACGCGATCTCGTCGGCCTGGCGATCGGCCACGGTGTCTTCTCCGGACGCCGCCCCTCCCGCGCCCTGGTGGACCGGGCTCTCGACGAGGTCGGTGCCGCCGGGCTGGCCGAGCGCCGCGTCGGCACCCTGTCCGGTGGCCAGCAGCAGCTCGTCCGCCAGGCCCAGGCCCTCGCCGGCGACCCGGAACTCCTGCTCTGTGACGAGCCCCTGCTCAGCCTGGACCTGCGGGCCCAGCGCGCCGCAGTGGACCTGCTCGACCGGCGGCGACGCGACCACGGCACCGCCGTCGTCTTCGTCACCCACTCGATCAACCCGGTGCTCGAGGTCACCGACCGGGTCCTGTACCTCGGACCGGACGCCCACGTCACCGGGACAGTCACCGAGGTCATGACGACCGAGGTGCTGTCCCGCCTGTACGGGACCCGTGTCGAGGTCGCCGAAGTCAACGGGAAGCTGGTGGTCGTGTGA
- a CDS encoding metal ABC transporter solute-binding protein, Zn/Mn family, whose amino-acid sequence MRFRRRTCAAAASALLAASTLVACSGGSDDADADNADLKIVASTAVWGSVAQQVIDDAQDDGDGTGLTVTTILSGTDGDPHEYEATAKDIASIRDADIVVGNGAGYDNWITDNAPSDAEVITAAPTAEGHDHGDEDGDEDGDDEDHADHADHADHADATNPHVWFNLTVVQEFADNLASHLHSIDGSFPETATGVAEDLADATDRLTALPAANLLFTEPVALDLITGTKLTDVTPDGFADAVLSESEPSAADLATARELITDGTVDILVTNSQSQTPVSSRLTDAAKDEGFYERDAVINVTEAPDDNQSYMDYLDAVITALEKATEEATA is encoded by the coding sequence ATGAGATTCCGTCGTCGCACCTGTGCCGCAGCCGCCTCCGCTCTCCTCGCCGCGTCCACCCTTGTGGCCTGCTCCGGCGGATCGGATGACGCGGACGCCGACAACGCCGATCTGAAGATCGTGGCCTCCACCGCCGTCTGGGGGTCCGTCGCCCAGCAGGTCATCGACGATGCGCAGGACGACGGGGACGGCACCGGCCTCACCGTCACCACGATCCTCTCCGGCACCGACGGTGACCCGCACGAGTACGAGGCCACCGCGAAAGACATCGCGAGCATCCGGGACGCCGACATCGTCGTCGGCAACGGAGCCGGCTACGACAACTGGATCACCGACAACGCCCCGTCGGACGCCGAGGTCATCACCGCTGCCCCCACCGCCGAGGGCCACGACCACGGTGACGAGGACGGCGACGAGGATGGCGACGACGAGGACCACGCCGACCACGCCGACCACGCCGACCACGCCGACGCGACCAACCCGCACGTCTGGTTCAACCTCACCGTCGTGCAGGAGTTCGCCGACAACCTCGCCAGCCACCTCCATAGCATCGACGGGTCCTTCCCGGAGACCGCCACCGGCGTCGCCGAGGACCTCGCCGACGCCACCGACCGCCTCACCGCGCTTCCGGCCGCCAACCTGCTGTTCACCGAGCCCGTCGCCCTCGATCTCATCACCGGGACGAAACTCACCGACGTCACCCCGGACGGCTTCGCGGACGCCGTCCTCAGTGAGTCGGAGCCCTCGGCCGCGGATCTCGCCACCGCCCGTGAGCTCATCACCGACGGCACCGTCGACATCCTCGTCACGAACAGCCAGTCGCAGACCCCGGTGTCCTCCCGGCTCACCGACGCCGCGAAGGACGAGGGCTTCTACGAACGCGACGCCGTCATCAACGTCACCGAGGCCCCGGACGACAACCAGTCCTACATGGACTACCTCGACGCCGTCATCACCGCGCTGGAGAAGGCCACCGAGGAAGCCACCGCGTGA
- a CDS encoding LacI family DNA-binding transcriptional regulator translates to MNRSSGQAGQGGHSRQSRRGTLASIAAELGVSRTTVSNAYNRPEQLSAELRERILRTAEAMGYAGPDPMARSLRTRHAGAIGVLLTDDMTYAFEDQASLEFMSGISEACVGMDTSMLLIPAGAETSEEDRPATLVNQAVVDGFIVYSVASDDPFLASVAARGVPTVICDQPADEHGINFVGIDDADAIRPAAQALVDAGHTRIGILCIRLDRDPNNGPVSAARLAGAHLHVQRDRVTGALDVLADAGIDRATVPIIERHLNTPETSASAAAELLENHPDLTAVICTTDSMALAVLDYADRTGLDVPGDLSVTGFDGIPRALDRGLSTVVQPNREKGFTSGNVLAALIRRREADLRPSHRQTDADTSWAEPEHRILLQTHWYEGTTVAAPAHPGQPRS, encoded by the coding sequence GTGAACCGATCAAGCGGCCAGGCCGGGCAGGGTGGGCACAGCCGCCAGAGCAGACGCGGTACCCTCGCCTCCATCGCGGCGGAACTCGGGGTATCCCGCACGACCGTCTCCAACGCCTACAACCGTCCCGAGCAGCTCTCCGCGGAGCTGCGGGAACGGATCCTGCGCACGGCCGAGGCGATGGGTTACGCCGGGCCGGACCCGATGGCGCGCTCCCTGCGCACCCGGCATGCCGGCGCGATCGGCGTACTGCTCACCGACGACATGACCTACGCCTTCGAGGACCAGGCGTCCCTGGAGTTCATGTCCGGCATCTCCGAGGCGTGCGTCGGGATGGACACGTCCATGCTGCTCATCCCCGCCGGCGCCGAGACCAGTGAGGAGGACCGGCCGGCGACCCTGGTCAACCAGGCCGTGGTCGACGGATTCATCGTGTACTCCGTCGCGTCGGACGACCCCTTCCTCGCCTCCGTCGCCGCCCGTGGCGTGCCCACGGTGATCTGCGATCAACCGGCCGACGAGCACGGGATCAACTTCGTCGGGATCGATGACGCCGACGCCATCCGTCCCGCCGCGCAGGCGTTGGTGGATGCCGGCCACACCCGCATCGGCATTCTCTGCATCCGCCTGGACCGGGACCCCAACAATGGCCCGGTCAGTGCCGCGCGCCTGGCCGGTGCGCACCTCCATGTCCAACGCGACCGGGTCACCGGCGCACTCGACGTCCTGGCGGACGCCGGCATCGACCGGGCCACCGTCCCCATCATCGAACGCCACCTCAACACCCCCGAGACCAGCGCCTCGGCCGCCGCCGAACTCCTCGAGAACCACCCCGACCTCACCGCGGTGATCTGCACGACGGATTCCATGGCCCTCGCTGTGCTCGACTACGCCGACCGGACCGGCCTCGACGTCCCGGGGGACCTGTCCGTCACCGGTTTCGACGGGATCCCCCGGGCACTCGACCGTGGCCTGTCGACTGTGGTCCAGCCGAACCGGGAGAAGGGCTTCACCAGCGGTAATGTGCTGGCTGCCCTGATTCGCCGGCGGGAGGCGGACCTGCGACCCAGTCACCGTCAGACGGACGCGGACACCTCCTGGGCCGAGCCTGAGCACCGGATCCTGCTGCAGACCCACTGGTACGAGGGAACTACGGTCGCAGCCCCCGCGCACCCCGGGCAGCCGCGATCCTGA
- the otsB gene encoding trehalose-phosphatase has protein sequence MSSPDLPPVSDADIDTLVSAGTLLLALDVDGTLAGFSTDPMSVRLVPDAHRAVQVLRQLPHTTVMLLSGRDLSQLRVITGYEPVPVPTAEDIRLVGSHGAEPADVAVSVLTDVQAALLDQVTSLAEEYAGLVEGMWVERKPFSRGLHRRGVPDGAAAVRATEHFRAAVTELDGVHVTDGKDILEVAVTDMTKGRYLQWYTGTTEPDRVLFVGDDVTDETALGILRPQDLGVKVGAGETTASRRVADPSAVGELLLRIAAARGARGLRP, from the coding sequence ATGAGTTCACCTGACCTGCCGCCGGTCTCCGACGCCGACATCGACACCCTGGTATCCGCCGGGACTCTCCTGCTGGCCCTCGACGTCGACGGCACCCTCGCCGGATTCTCCACCGACCCGATGTCCGTCCGGCTCGTCCCGGACGCCCACCGGGCGGTACAGGTCCTCCGACAACTGCCGCACACCACGGTGATGCTGTTGTCCGGACGGGATCTCTCGCAGTTGCGCGTCATCACCGGCTACGAACCGGTCCCCGTCCCCACCGCCGAGGATATCCGTCTGGTCGGCAGTCACGGTGCCGAACCCGCCGACGTCGCGGTCAGCGTCCTCACCGACGTCCAGGCCGCCCTGCTGGACCAGGTCACCAGCCTGGCCGAGGAGTACGCCGGACTGGTCGAGGGCATGTGGGTGGAGCGCAAACCCTTCTCCCGCGGACTGCACCGCCGTGGCGTACCGGACGGTGCGGCAGCGGTACGAGCCACCGAGCACTTCCGCGCCGCGGTCACCGAACTGGACGGCGTCCATGTCACTGACGGGAAGGACATCCTCGAGGTCGCGGTCACCGACATGACCAAGGGACGCTACCTGCAGTGGTACACCGGCACGACCGAACCGGACCGGGTGCTGTTCGTCGGTGACGACGTCACCGACGAGACGGCTCTGGGCATCCTCCGCCCGCAGGACCTGGGGGTGAAGGTCGGCGCGGGGGAAACGACGGCGTCCCGCCGGGTGGCGGACCCCTCAGCCGTCGGTGAACTGCTGCTCAGGATCGCGGCTGCCCGGGGTGCGCGGGGGCTGCGACCGTAG
- a CDS encoding META domain-containing protein yields MRTPVRGTGVVTVLVTSALLLTACGDDDRAPADVTDIRWQVTAVGDASFAAAAQARTWLALGANSFTGSSGCVQFTGTLDWSGSGDSATVTFSDIATRTDGSCIPGDEFNAGQITDLLDDGPLRWTYNDANTLRHLRLWVDGDPSNGISFAG; encoded by the coding sequence GTGAGGACGCCGGTCCGGGGTACCGGAGTGGTCACGGTTCTCGTCACCTCCGCCCTGCTGCTCACCGCCTGCGGCGACGATGACCGAGCCCCGGCGGATGTCACCGACATCCGTTGGCAGGTCACCGCCGTGGGGGACGCCAGCTTCGCTGCCGCCGCCCAGGCACGTACCTGGCTGGCACTCGGCGCGAACTCCTTCACCGGCTCCTCCGGCTGCGTACAGTTCACCGGCACCCTCGACTGGTCGGGGTCCGGCGACAGTGCCACGGTCACCTTCTCTGACATCGCCACGCGCACCGACGGCTCCTGCATCCCCGGGGACGAATTCAACGCCGGACAGATCACCGACCTCCTGGATGACGGTCCCCTGCGGTGGACCTACAACGACGCCAACACCCTGCGACACCTGCGACTCTGGGTCGACGGAGACCCGAGCAACGGCATCAGCTTCGCCGGGTGA